A genomic stretch from Enterobacter oligotrophicus includes:
- the ilvX gene encoding peptide IlvX — translation MTTSTKFCFSRFMTGN, via the coding sequence ATGACGACTAGCACAAAATTCTGTTTCTCCCGATTTATGACGGGGAACTAA
- a CDS encoding YifB family Mg chelatase-like AAA ATPase — protein MSLSVVYTRAAIGVKAPLISVEVHLSNGLPGLTLVGLPETTVKEARDRVRSAIINSGYTFPAKKITINLAPADLPKEGGRYDLPIAIALLAASEQLNTPRLGSYEFVGELALTGSLRGVPGAISGALEAIRAGRQIILANENASEVSLIAEKGCLIAGHLQEVCAFLEGRHELSEPEESDNALPDAPEDLCDIMGQEQGKRALEITAAGGHNLLLIGPPGTGKTMLASRLSGLLPPLNNHEALESAAILSLVSSTSLQKHWRRRPFRSPHHSASLTAMVGGGSMPGPGEISLAHNGILFLDELPEFERRVLDALREPIESGEIHISRTRAKISYPARFQLVAAMNPSPTGHYQGNHNRCTPEQTLRYLGKLSGPFLDRFDLSLEIPLPPPGLLRQTRMNGESTAEVRDRVITAQARQYARQNKLNARLDNAEIRQFCHLTAEDAGWLEETLSRFGLSIRAWQRLLKVARTIADVGESPDIERRHLQEALSYRAIDRLLLHLQKMLA, from the coding sequence ATGTCACTGTCAGTTGTTTATACGCGCGCGGCTATCGGAGTTAAGGCACCGCTTATTTCTGTTGAGGTTCATCTGAGTAATGGCCTTCCAGGTCTCACACTTGTCGGCTTACCAGAAACGACGGTAAAAGAGGCCAGAGACCGGGTTCGCAGCGCGATCATCAATAGCGGTTATACCTTCCCCGCGAAGAAGATCACTATCAATCTTGCACCTGCTGACCTGCCCAAAGAGGGAGGGCGATATGATTTACCTATCGCTATAGCGCTTCTCGCGGCCTCTGAGCAGCTCAACACGCCCAGGTTAGGCTCGTATGAGTTCGTCGGAGAACTGGCGCTTACAGGCTCGTTAAGAGGCGTTCCCGGTGCAATATCGGGGGCACTTGAAGCAATACGCGCCGGCCGACAAATCATTCTGGCCAATGAAAACGCATCAGAAGTGAGCCTCATAGCAGAAAAAGGGTGCCTGATAGCGGGCCATTTACAGGAGGTTTGCGCGTTTCTGGAGGGGCGTCATGAGCTGTCCGAACCGGAAGAGAGTGACAACGCGCTACCGGATGCACCGGAGGATCTCTGCGATATTATGGGTCAGGAGCAGGGGAAAAGGGCGCTGGAGATTACCGCTGCTGGTGGGCATAATCTTTTACTGATAGGTCCGCCGGGTACGGGTAAAACCATGCTGGCGAGCAGATTAAGTGGTTTGCTTCCTCCACTTAATAATCATGAAGCGCTGGAAAGTGCCGCTATTTTAAGCCTGGTCAGTTCTACGTCGCTGCAAAAACACTGGCGGCGTCGCCCCTTCCGCTCGCCACACCACAGTGCTTCACTCACAGCGATGGTAGGGGGCGGGTCAATGCCGGGGCCTGGCGAGATCTCTCTGGCACACAATGGCATTCTGTTTCTCGATGAGCTGCCCGAGTTTGAGCGTCGCGTTCTGGATGCACTGAGGGAGCCCATTGAATCCGGTGAGATTCATATTTCCCGCACCCGAGCCAAAATTAGCTATCCGGCACGGTTTCAGCTCGTTGCTGCAATGAACCCTAGTCCCACAGGGCACTACCAGGGTAATCATAACCGTTGTACACCAGAGCAGACGCTGCGCTACCTGGGGAAGCTCTCAGGGCCTTTTCTTGACCGTTTCGATTTATCCCTTGAGATCCCTCTGCCGCCGCCAGGCCTGCTCAGACAAACCCGTATGAACGGTGAGAGCACAGCAGAAGTACGCGACCGGGTTATTACCGCGCAGGCACGACAATATGCTCGCCAGAATAAACTCAATGCACGCCTTGATAACGCTGAAATTCGCCAGTTTTGCCATCTGACTGCTGAAGATGCTGGCTGGCTGGAGGAGACGCTTTCGCGGTTTGGTCTTTCTATCCGTGCGTGGCAGCGTCTGTTGAAAGTGGCCAGAACGATCGCCGATGTGGGGGAAAGTCCTGATATTGAGAGGCGACATTTGCAGGAGGCGCTGAGCTATCGCGCAATAGATCGTTTGTTGCTGCATCTGCAAAAAATGCTGGCGTAA
- the btuB gene encoding TonB-dependent vitamin B12 receptor BtuB gives MIKKVSLLTALSVTAFSGWAQDSADSLVVTANRFEQPAKTVLAPTSVITHEDIERWQAKSVVEVMSRLPGVDIAQSGGLGATSSTYIRGTESRHVLVLIDGIPLNNAGISNVPDLSQIPVSLIQRIEYIRGPRSALYGSDAIGGVINIITGRDKPGAEISAGVGSKGYQTYDGSFQQVLDKTKITMAGNYTYTRGFDIGANDAPRQPDRDGFMSKSLYGSVEQQITDSVSGFFRGFGYDNRTAYDGYDAYNDDYTAITGRPDTRQLYSQNWDTGLRYSQGIYQSQLVAGYGRSKDLNYDPSKGRYAASSTMDDVKQYTAQWMNNVTVGHGNIGAGLDWQKQRTQAGTGLLEKGYEQHNTGVFLSGMQQFNSVTLEAAARNDDNSNFGNHSTWQTSAAWEFVEGYRFIASYGTAYKAPTMSQIHSAKYGNPDLKPEESKQWEGGFEGLTGPVNWRISAYRNDVDNLIGYDAMNRPYNVNKARIEGIEATAQFDTGPVAHQISYDYVDPRNAKTNEVLKRRSKQQVKYQLDWQTWDVDWNLAYRYLGTRYDDDFSGYPTREVKMGGVSLWDVAVSYPVTSHLTVRGKIANLFDKDYETVYGYQTAGREYTLSGSYTF, from the coding sequence ATGATTAAAAAAGTATCGCTGTTGACGGCGTTGTCCGTCACGGCATTTTCGGGCTGGGCGCAGGATAGCGCTGACTCGTTGGTGGTGACAGCAAACCGTTTTGAACAACCCGCAAAAACCGTTCTGGCTCCGACTTCTGTCATAACGCATGAAGATATCGAACGCTGGCAGGCAAAAAGCGTGGTGGAGGTGATGTCACGTCTGCCGGGAGTCGATATCGCACAAAGCGGTGGGCTTGGGGCGACCTCTTCTACCTATATTCGTGGGACCGAATCCCGCCACGTTCTGGTGTTGATTGATGGTATTCCTCTGAACAACGCCGGGATCAGCAATGTGCCCGATCTGAGCCAAATTCCGGTCTCGCTGATCCAGCGTATTGAGTATATTCGTGGCCCGCGTTCGGCACTGTACGGTTCTGATGCGATTGGTGGCGTGATTAACATCATCACCGGGCGCGATAAGCCGGGGGCGGAAATTTCTGCGGGAGTGGGTTCTAAGGGCTATCAAACTTACGATGGTTCTTTCCAGCAAGTGCTCGATAAAACCAAAATCACCATGGCAGGTAACTATACCTATACCCGTGGTTTTGATATTGGCGCGAATGATGCGCCGCGCCAGCCTGACCGTGACGGTTTTATGAGTAAGTCACTGTATGGCTCAGTGGAACAGCAGATTACCGACAGCGTAAGCGGGTTCTTCCGTGGCTTTGGTTACGATAACCGCACGGCGTATGACGGCTACGACGCTTACAATGATGACTACACCGCGATAACGGGCAGGCCGGACACGCGCCAGCTGTATAGCCAGAACTGGGACACCGGGCTGCGTTATAGCCAGGGAATTTATCAATCTCAACTGGTAGCGGGTTATGGTCGTAGCAAAGACCTGAACTATGATCCGAGCAAAGGGCGTTATGCTGCATCCTCCACCATGGATGATGTGAAGCAATATACCGCCCAGTGGATGAATAATGTGACGGTTGGGCACGGTAATATTGGTGCGGGTCTGGACTGGCAGAAGCAAAGAACGCAGGCGGGGACGGGGCTTCTTGAGAAAGGATACGAGCAGCACAATACCGGCGTTTTCCTCTCCGGTATGCAGCAGTTCAATAGCGTGACCCTGGAAGCTGCTGCCCGTAATGACGACAACTCTAACTTCGGCAACCATAGCACCTGGCAAACCAGCGCCGCGTGGGAGTTTGTTGAGGGGTATCGCTTCATTGCCTCCTACGGTACGGCCTATAAAGCGCCAACAATGAGCCAGATCCATAGCGCGAAATATGGCAACCCGGATCTCAAACCTGAAGAGAGTAAGCAGTGGGAAGGTGGCTTTGAAGGGCTAACGGGGCCGGTTAACTGGCGCATTAGCGCTTATCGTAATGATGTCGACAACCTGATTGGCTATGATGCGATGAACCGTCCTTACAACGTGAACAAAGCACGTATCGAAGGGATCGAAGCAACAGCGCAGTTTGATACCGGCCCGGTGGCGCATCAGATTTCCTATGATTACGTCGACCCGCGTAATGCGAAAACCAACGAAGTGCTCAAGCGTCGCTCTAAACAGCAGGTGAAATACCAGCTTGACTGGCAGACCTGGGACGTTGACTGGAATCTTGCTTACCGCTATCTGGGAACGCGCTACGATGATGACTTTAGCGGTTATCCGACGCGTGAAGTTAAAATGGGCGGTGTTAGCCTGTGGGATGTCGCCGTTTCATATCCGGTCACCTCACATCTGACAGTTCGTGGTAAAATAGCCAACCTGTTCGATAAAGATTACGAGACAGTTTATGGCTACCAAACTGCAGGACGGGAATACACCTTGTCTGGCAGCTACACCTTCTGA
- a CDS encoding DUF413 domain-containing protein has product MAESFTTTNRFFDNKHYPRGFSRHGDFTIKEAQLLERHGYAFNELDLGKREPATEDEKQFVSVCRGEREPQSEAERVWIKYMARIKRPKRFHTLSGGKPQMEGAEDYTESDD; this is encoded by the coding sequence ATGGCGGAAAGCTTTACGACGACTAATCGTTTTTTCGACAATAAACATTATCCGCGCGGGTTCTCTCGTCACGGCGATTTCACCATCAAAGAGGCGCAGCTGCTTGAGCGCCATGGTTATGCCTTTAACGAGCTGGATCTGGGTAAACGTGAACCAGCAACGGAAGACGAAAAACAGTTTGTATCTGTTTGCCGTGGTGAGCGTGAGCCGCAGTCTGAAGCAGAACGTGTATGGATCAAGTATATGGCTCGCATCAAGCGTCCTAAGCGTTTCCATACGCTGTCTGGCGGTAAGCCGCAGATGGAAGGTGCAGAAGACTACACCGAGTCTGATGACTAA
- the ilvL gene encoding ilv operon leader peptide: MTALLRVISLVVISVVVIIIPPCGAALGRGKA; this comes from the coding sequence ATGACAGCCCTTCTACGAGTGATTAGCCTGGTCGTGATTAGCGTGGTGGTGATTATTATCCCACCGTGCGGGGCTGCACTTGGACGAGGAAAGGCTTAG
- the hdfR gene encoding HTH-type transcriptional regulator HdfR, whose protein sequence is MDTELLKTFLEVSRTRHFGRAAEALYLTQSAVSFRIRQLENQLGVNLFTRHRNNIRLTPAGEKLLPYAETLMNTWQAARKEVAHTSRHNEFSIGASASLWECMLSQWLTRLYRSHSHLQFEARIAQRQSLVKQLHERQLDLLITTEAPKMDEFSSQIVGQFSLALYASTPSMMKADLNYLRLEWGPDFQQHEAGLIASDDVPQLTTSSAEIACQQLTLLKGCTWLPVRWADNKPGLHTVTDSTTLSRPLYAIWLQNSDKQSQIKDLLKISILD, encoded by the coding sequence GTGGATACGGAATTGCTAAAAACTTTCCTCGAAGTGAGCAGAACACGTCACTTTGGGCGAGCAGCGGAAGCCCTCTACCTGACGCAGTCAGCGGTCAGTTTTCGTATTCGACAGCTGGAAAATCAACTGGGTGTGAACCTTTTTACCCGCCACCGCAACAATATCCGTTTAACGCCAGCCGGTGAGAAACTATTGCCGTATGCAGAAACGTTGATGAACACCTGGCAAGCAGCCCGTAAGGAGGTTGCTCATACCTCCAGGCACAATGAGTTCTCCATTGGAGCCAGCGCATCCCTGTGGGAATGCATGCTTAGTCAGTGGCTTACCCGACTATACCGCTCGCATAGTCATCTGCAATTTGAGGCCAGAATTGCGCAACGTCAGTCGCTCGTTAAGCAACTGCATGAACGTCAACTGGATCTCCTGATCACGACTGAAGCCCCCAAGATGGACGAATTTAGCAGCCAGATTGTTGGGCAGTTTAGTCTTGCACTTTATGCCTCAACGCCCTCAATGATGAAGGCCGATCTAAACTATCTACGCCTGGAATGGGGACCGGATTTTCAGCAACATGAAGCAGGGTTGATTGCCAGCGATGACGTACCGCAATTAACCACAAGCTCTGCAGAGATCGCCTGTCAGCAACTGACCTTGTTGAAGGGTTGCACCTGGTTGCCTGTGCGTTGGGCAGATAATAAACCTGGCCTCCATACCGTCACCGATTCCACAACGCTTTCCAGACCGCTTTATGCGATTTGGCTACAGAACAGTGATAAGCAGTCGCAGATAAAAGATCTATTAAAAATCAGCATACTGGATTAA
- the sthA gene encoding Si-specific NAD(P)(+) transhydrogenase: MPHSYDYDAIVIGSGPGGEGAAMGLVKQGARVAVIERYHNVGGGCTHWGTIPSKALRHAVSRIIEFNQNPLYSDHSRLLRSSFADILNHADTVINQQTRMRQGFYERNHCEILQGNAHFVDEHTLALECHDGSVETLTAEKFVIACGSRPYHPADVDFSHPRIYDSDSILSLHHEPRHVIIYGAGVIGCEYASIFRGMEVKVDLINTRDRLLAFLDQEMSDSLSYHFWNSGVVIRHNEEYEKIEGCDDGVIMHLKSGKKLKADCLLYANGRTGNTDSLQLENIGLETDSRGQLKVNSMYQTALPHVYAVGDVIGYPSLASAAYDQGRIAAQALVKGEATAHLIEDIPTGIYTIPEISSVGKTEQQLTAMKVPYEVGRAQFKHLARAQIVGMSVGTLKILFHRETKEILGIHCFGERAAEIIHIGQAIMEQKGGGNTIEYFVNTTFNYPTMAEAYRVAALNGLNRLF, from the coding sequence ATGCCACATTCCTACGATTACGACGCAATAGTTATTGGTTCCGGCCCCGGCGGCGAAGGCGCTGCTATGGGTCTGGTGAAACAGGGAGCCAGAGTAGCGGTCATTGAGCGCTATCATAATGTTGGCGGCGGTTGCACCCACTGGGGCACCATCCCGTCGAAAGCCCTCCGCCACGCCGTTAGCCGCATTATTGAATTTAACCAGAACCCTCTTTACAGCGACCACTCCCGACTTCTTCGTTCCTCCTTTGCCGATATCCTGAATCACGCAGACACGGTCATTAACCAGCAGACGCGCATGCGTCAGGGTTTCTATGAGCGCAACCACTGTGAAATTCTGCAAGGTAACGCGCATTTCGTGGATGAACACACCCTGGCGCTGGAGTGCCACGACGGTTCGGTTGAGACGCTCACCGCTGAAAAATTTGTGATCGCCTGCGGTTCCCGCCCGTACCATCCGGCAGACGTGGACTTCTCGCACCCGCGCATCTACGACAGCGACTCCATCCTCAGCCTGCACCACGAGCCACGCCATGTGATCATCTATGGCGCGGGCGTGATTGGCTGCGAATATGCGTCGATCTTCCGAGGTATGGAGGTCAAAGTCGATCTCATCAACACCCGCGACCGGCTGCTTGCCTTCCTCGATCAGGAGATGTCAGATTCCCTTTCCTATCATTTCTGGAACAGCGGTGTGGTGATTCGCCACAACGAAGAGTACGAGAAGATCGAAGGCTGCGACGACGGTGTGATCATGCACCTGAAGTCCGGCAAGAAGCTGAAAGCTGACTGCCTGCTGTACGCCAACGGCCGTACCGGCAACACCGATTCACTGCAGCTGGAAAATATCGGGCTTGAAACCGACAGCCGCGGGCAGCTCAAGGTCAACAGCATGTATCAGACCGCCCTGCCGCACGTGTATGCAGTGGGCGACGTAATTGGCTACCCAAGTCTGGCATCAGCCGCTTACGACCAGGGGCGCATTGCCGCTCAGGCGCTGGTGAAAGGCGAAGCAACGGCGCATCTGATCGAAGATATCCCGACGGGTATCTACACCATTCCGGAAATCAGCTCTGTGGGGAAAACCGAGCAGCAGTTGACGGCCATGAAGGTGCCTTACGAGGTAGGTCGTGCCCAGTTTAAACATCTGGCGCGCGCGCAAATCGTGGGGATGAGCGTGGGTACGCTGAAGATCCTGTTCCATCGCGAGACGAAAGAGATCCTCGGGATTCACTGCTTTGGTGAACGTGCCGCGGAAATCATTCATATCGGCCAGGCAATCATGGAGCAAAAAGGTGGCGGCAACACCATCGAGTACTTCGTTAACACCACCTTTAACTACCCGACCATGGCGGAAGCCTATCGGGTAGCTGCGCTGAACGGCTTAAACCGCCTGTTTTAA
- the oxyR gene encoding DNA-binding transcriptional regulator OxyR has protein sequence MNIRDLEYLVALAEHRHFRRAADSCHVSQPTLSGQIRKLEDELGVMLLERTSRKVLFTQAGLLLVDQARTVLREVKVLKEMASQQGETMSGPLHIGLIPTVGPYLLPQIIPMLHQTFPKLEMYLHEAQTHQLLAQLDSGKLDCAILALVKESEAFIEVPLFDEPMMLAIYEDHPWANRDRVPMADLAGEKLLMLEDGHCLRDQAMGFCFEAGADEDTHFRATSLETLRNMVAAGSGITLLPALAVPRERQRDGVVYLPCIKPEPRRTIGLVYRPGSPLRSRYEQLAEAIRGAMDGHFDNALKQAV, from the coding sequence ATGAATATTCGTGATCTTGAATACCTGGTAGCGTTAGCCGAGCACCGCCATTTTCGTCGCGCGGCAGATTCCTGCCACGTCAGCCAGCCTACGCTGAGCGGCCAGATCCGCAAGCTGGAAGATGAGCTGGGCGTCATGCTGCTGGAGCGCACCAGCCGTAAGGTACTGTTCACCCAGGCCGGTCTGTTGCTGGTGGATCAGGCGCGTACTGTGCTGCGCGAGGTCAAAGTGCTCAAGGAAATGGCAAGCCAGCAGGGGGAGACGATGTCCGGCCCGCTGCATATTGGCCTGATCCCAACCGTTGGCCCGTACCTGTTGCCGCAGATCATTCCGATGCTGCACCAGACATTCCCGAAACTCGAAATGTATCTGCATGAAGCGCAAACCCATCAGTTGCTGGCGCAGTTAGACAGCGGCAAGCTCGACTGCGCGATTCTGGCGTTGGTCAAAGAGAGTGAAGCCTTCATTGAAGTACCGCTGTTCGATGAGCCGATGATGCTGGCGATCTATGAAGATCACCCGTGGGCAAACCGCGATCGCGTGCCGATGGCCGATCTGGCCGGTGAAAAGCTGCTGATGCTGGAAGATGGTCACTGCCTGCGCGATCAGGCGATGGGCTTCTGCTTCGAAGCAGGTGCCGACGAAGATACCCATTTCCGCGCAACCAGCCTGGAAACGCTGCGTAACATGGTGGCGGCGGGAAGCGGCATCACACTGTTGCCTGCGCTGGCCGTGCCGCGCGAGCGTCAACGTGATGGTGTGGTTTATCTGCCGTGCATTAAGCCAGAGCCGCGCCGCACGATAGGTCTGGTTTATCGCCCTGGGTCACCGCTGCGCAGCCGCTATGAGCAGCTGGCAGAGGCCATCCGTGGTGCGATGGATGGCCATTTTGACAACGCGTTAAAACAGGCGGTTTAA
- the trmA gene encoding tRNA (uridine(54)-C5)-methyltransferase TrmA, with amino-acid sequence MTPEHLPTEQYDAQLAEKVVRLQSMMTPFNAPVPEVFRSPVSHYRMRAEFRIWHDGDDLYHIIFDQQTKSRIRVDSFPAASELINQLMTLMIDGVRNNPVLRHKLFQIDYLTTQSNQAIVSLLYHKALNDEWREQAEALRDALRAQNINVHLIGRATKTKIMLDQDYVDERLPVAGKEMVYRQVENSFTQPNAAMNVQMLEWALKATEGSKGDLLELYCGNGNFSLALARNFERVLATEIAKPSVAAAQYNIAANHIDNVQIIRMAAEEFTQAMNGVREFNRLQGIDLKSYQCETIFVDPPRSGLDSETEKMVQAYPRILYISCNPETLCKNLETLSQTHKVERLALFDQFPYTHHMECGVLLTAR; translated from the coding sequence ATGACCCCAGAACACCTCCCGACAGAACAGTACGACGCACAGCTGGCAGAGAAAGTTGTCCGCCTGCAAAGTATGATGACGCCTTTCAACGCGCCCGTTCCCGAGGTGTTCCGCTCCCCTGTCAGCCATTACCGTATGCGCGCTGAGTTTCGCATCTGGCACGATGGCGATGACCTCTACCACATCATTTTCGATCAGCAGACGAAATCCCGTATTCGCGTGGACAGCTTCCCGGCGGCGAGTGAGCTCATCAACCAGCTGATGACGCTAATGATTGACGGCGTGCGCAACAACCCAGTGCTGCGCCACAAGCTGTTCCAGATTGACTACCTGACGACCCAAAGCAATCAGGCCATTGTCTCCCTGCTGTATCACAAAGCCCTGAATGACGAGTGGCGCGAGCAGGCAGAAGCGCTGCGCGATGCGCTGCGTGCGCAGAACATCAACGTTCATCTGATTGGCCGCGCGACAAAAACTAAAATCATGCTGGATCAGGATTACGTCGACGAGCGTCTGCCGGTGGCGGGTAAAGAGATGGTTTATCGTCAGGTGGAGAACAGCTTCACCCAACCGAACGCGGCAATGAACGTGCAGATGCTGGAGTGGGCGCTGAAGGCGACGGAAGGATCTAAAGGCGATCTGCTTGAGCTGTACTGCGGTAACGGCAACTTCTCGCTGGCGCTGGCACGCAATTTTGAGCGCGTGCTGGCAACGGAAATCGCCAAGCCGTCGGTGGCCGCCGCGCAATACAACATCGCCGCGAACCATATCGATAACGTGCAGATCATTCGCATGGCCGCAGAAGAGTTCACGCAGGCCATGAACGGCGTGCGCGAGTTTAACCGCCTGCAGGGAATCGATCTGAAGAGTTACCAGTGCGAGACGATTTTTGTCGACCCACCGCGCAGTGGCCTGGACAGCGAAACCGAGAAAATGGTGCAGGCGTACCCGCGCATTTTGTACATCTCCTGTAACCCGGAGACGCTGTGCAAGAACCTGGAAACATTAAGCCAGACGCACAAGGTTGAACGTCTGGCACTGTTCGATCAGTTCCCGTATACGCACCATATGGAGTGCGGCGTTTTACTTACCGCACGGTGA
- a CDS encoding YijD family membrane protein, protein MKQSGQDKGTLLLALIAGLSINGTFAAIFSSIVPFSIFPIIALVLTVYCLHQRYLNRTMPVGLPGLAAASFILGVLLYSTVVRAEYPDIGSNFLPAVLSVALVFWIGSRMRSRKSQLPE, encoded by the coding sequence ATGAAACAGTCAGGTCAGGATAAAGGGACGCTGTTGCTGGCATTGATCGCTGGCTTATCCATTAATGGTACGTTTGCCGCTATTTTTAGCTCAATTGTTCCGTTTTCGATTTTCCCGATAATTGCGCTGGTGCTGACGGTTTACTGCCTGCATCAACGTTACCTGAACCGCACGATGCCCGTGGGATTGCCGGGACTGGCCGCTGCCAGCTTTATTCTGGGCGTATTGCTGTATAGCACGGTGGTGCGCGCGGAGTATCCGGATATCGGCTCTAACTTCCTGCCTGCGGTGCTCTCTGTGGCGCTGGTGTTCTGGATTGGCTCGCGTATGCGTAGCCGTAAGAGCCAGTTGCCGGAGTAA
- the murI gene encoding glutamate racemase — protein MATKLQDGNTPCLAATPSEPRPTVLVFDSGVGGLSVYDEIRHLLPDLHYIYAFDNVAFPYGEKSEDFIVERVVEIVTAVQQRYPLALAVIACNTASTVSLPALREKFQFPVVGVVPAIKPAARLTANGIVGLLATRGTVKRPYTRELIDRFANECQIAMLGSAELVEMAEAKLHGKSVSLDELRRILRPWLRMPEPPDTVVLGCTHFPLLQEELLNVLPEGTRLVDSGAAIARRTAWLLEHEAPDAKSADANIAFCMAVTKETEQLLPVLRRYGFETLEKLAL, from the coding sequence ATGGCTACCAAACTGCAGGACGGGAATACACCTTGTCTGGCAGCTACACCTTCTGAACCGCGTCCCACCGTGCTGGTGTTTGATTCCGGCGTCGGTGGACTTTCGGTCTATGATGAGATTCGGCATCTCCTGCCGGATCTCCATTACATTTACGCTTTCGATAACGTCGCTTTCCCCTATGGGGAGAAGAGTGAAGACTTTATTGTCGAGCGTGTGGTTGAAATCGTCACCGCGGTACAACAGCGTTATCCCCTGGCGCTGGCGGTTATTGCCTGCAATACGGCAAGTACGGTATCCCTTCCTGCGTTGCGCGAAAAGTTCCAGTTTCCGGTTGTCGGCGTGGTGCCTGCTATCAAACCTGCTGCGCGCCTGACGGCGAACGGTATTGTCGGTTTGCTGGCAACGCGTGGTACGGTGAAACGTCCTTATACGCGTGAGCTTATCGACCGCTTTGCCAACGAGTGTCAGATTGCGATGCTGGGTTCGGCGGAGCTGGTTGAAATGGCGGAAGCGAAGCTGCATGGAAAATCCGTTTCACTCGACGAGCTGCGCCGTATTTTGCGTCCGTGGCTGCGGATGCCGGAACCGCCGGATACCGTCGTGCTGGGCTGTACCCACTTCCCGCTCTTACAGGAAGAACTGTTAAACGTTCTGCCGGAGGGCACGCGGCTGGTGGATTCAGGTGCTGCTATTGCGCGTCGCACGGCCTGGCTGCTGGAACATGAAGCGCCGGATGCAAAATCTGCCGATGCAAATATCGCTTTTTGTATGGCCGTCACAAAAGAAACGGAGCAACTTTTACCCGTTTTACGTCGTTATGGGTTTGAAACGCTCGAAAAACTGGCGCTGTAA
- the fabR gene encoding HTH-type transcriptional repressor FabR, whose protein sequence is MMGVRAQQKEKTRRSLVEAAFSQLSAERSFASLSLREVAREAGIAPTSFYRHFRDVDELGLTMVDESGLMLRQLMRQARQRIAKGGSVIRTSVSTFMEFIGNNPNAFRLLLRERSGTSAAFRAAVAREIQHFIAELADYLELENHMPRAFTEAQAEAMVTIVFSAGAEALDVSVEQRKQLEERLVLQLRMISKGAYYWYRREQEKLAHQTEE, encoded by the coding sequence GTGATGGGCGTTAGAGCACAACAAAAAGAGAAAACCCGGCGTTCGCTGGTGGAAGCGGCATTCAGTCAACTGAGTGCCGAGCGAAGTTTTGCCAGTTTGAGCCTGCGCGAAGTGGCGCGTGAGGCCGGGATTGCGCCAACGTCCTTCTATCGTCACTTCCGTGATGTGGATGAACTGGGCCTGACCATGGTCGATGAAAGTGGGCTGATGCTGCGCCAGCTTATGCGCCAGGCGCGCCAGCGCATTGCCAAAGGCGGCAGCGTGATCCGCACGTCGGTGTCGACTTTTATGGAATTTATCGGCAATAACCCTAATGCATTTCGCCTGCTGCTGCGCGAGCGTTCCGGAACCTCTGCCGCGTTTCGTGCTGCGGTCGCGCGTGAAATTCAACATTTCATCGCGGAACTTGCCGACTATCTGGAACTCGAAAACCATATGCCGCGTGCTTTTACGGAAGCACAGGCCGAAGCGATGGTGACGATTGTCTTCAGTGCGGGTGCCGAAGCACTGGATGTCAGCGTTGAGCAACGCAAGCAACTCGAAGAGCGACTGGTATTGCAGCTGCGGATGATTTCCAAAGGTGCGTACTACTGGTATCGCCGTGAACAAGAGAAACTGGCACATCAAACCGAAGAGTGA